Below is a genomic region from Microbacterium esteraromaticum.
GTCGATCATGTCTCTTCTTTCATGCCAGAGCCGCTCCTTCGCGGAGCCGCGGTTCGGGGTTGGGCTGCGCGGGGCTAGTTCGGTGCGCCGTCGACGACGAGCGACTGCCCGCTGATGCCGCTGGATCGGCGGGAGGCGAGGAAGGCGACGGCCTCGGCGACCTCGTCCACCGTGATCAGTCGACGGAAGGCCGAGTCTCCGGCGAACCGGTCGAGCATCGCTTCTGCGGAGGTCCCCTCCCTCTCGGCGACCGCCGCCGCGAGATCGCGCAGCAGCGGTGAGTCGACGTTCCCGGGACAGACGGTGTTCGCCCGAGCCCCGCGCGCTGCGATCTCAGCCGCGAACGACTGCACGAAGCCGATCAGCCCGAACTTCGTCGAGCAGTACACCGCTCCGCCCGCCTCGCCCGTCAAGCCGGCGACGGATGCCAGGAAGACATACGCGTCCGGTGAGCACGACTCCTCGCAGGCCGCGGCGATGTGGAAGGCGCCCTGCAGATTGACGCGCTGCATCCGCTCGTACATCGACCAGTCGGTCTCCGCCACCGGTCCCGTGTAGTTGATCCCCACGGCCGACACCACGGCCGTTATGTCGGTGCAGGCCGCGGCGACGGCCCGGACGCTCTCGAGATCGCCGACGTCGCAGGACGCGAACGTGTGTCCCTCCCCCGGCAGGTCCGAGATCAGGTGGCCTCGGTCTCCCAGATCGGCGACGACCAGCTCATCGCCGTCGGCGGCCAGCCGACGACAGATCGCCAGTCCGATCGATCCCGTGCCGCCGAAGACGAGGACGCGCCGCGCGCTCATCGTCCCGCCCCTGACTCGCGGACGGCGCGCGCGATGCTGGCAGCGCTCGGAAGCACGGCCTGCTCGAGCGTCTTCGACGCCGGAACGGGCACATTGGCCAGGCCATGCCTGCTGACGCTGTCGAGTCCATCCAGACCAAGCCGCTCGATCGCGCCGGTGATCAGCTCGCCGCTCAGCCCGAACCCGAGATAGTCCTCGTCGACGACGAGCAGACGCCTCGTCTTGCGCAGCGATGCAGTGATGCCGTCCCAATCCAGCGGCACGACGCTGCGCAGATCGAGCACTTCGACGTCGATGCCATCGAGGGCGAGCGCCTCCGCGGCGTCGAGCGCGTCGCCTACGCTTGCGCTCAGCGTGGCGATCGTGACATCGCGGCCCTCTCGCACCACGTGCGCTCGGTCGAGCGGAACCGTGTACCGCTCGCGCGGAACGTCGGTGCCGTGCGAGAAGCTCGAGGCCTTCTTGAGGAGGAGGCCCTTGTGCTCGATGAACACCACGGGGTCGGGCGACTGGACAGCGGCCGCCATCATGCCCTTGCTGTCGTGCGGGCTCGACGGAGCGACCACGCGGAGGCCGGGCAGATGGGCGTACAGCCCCCACAGCGTCTGGGAATGCTGAGCGGCCGATCCGATCGCGCCGCCCGCGGTCTTGATAACGATGGGCATCGGCGTCGCACCACCCGACATGTACGGGTTCTTGGCTATGGCATTGAAAACCTGCTCGAGGCAGACGCCGATGAAGTCGGCGAACATGATCTCCACCACCGGCCGGTAGCCCTCCATGGCCAGGCCGACGGCCATGCCCGTGAAGGCCATCTCGGAGATGGGGGTGTCGAGCACCCGCTCGGCCCCGAAGGCCTTCTGCAGTCCACGGGTGCTGCCGAAGACCCCGCCTTGCCTGCCGACGTCCTCGCCGATGACGAGCACGTGCTCGTCGGCCTCCATCTCGAGCCGGAGGCCCTCGGCCACCGCCTGCGAGACGTTGATGTTCTGTCTGATCGCGTCCATGCTCACACTCCGGCCGGAAGATCGAGTCCTGATGCAAAGACGTGCCGCCTGGCCGTCTCCGGATCGGGGAAGGGATCGGCGAGCACGCGCTGTACCAGGCCGCCGATCTCGGCGCGCACCTCCTCATCGATGCGGGCGAGTTCGGGCTCGTCGGCCGCGCCGCTCTCCAGCAGCTCGGCGCGCGCCATCGCAAGCGGGTCGCGCTGCTCTCGACGGCTCTCCTTGTCGCCCTGGTCGCGGTACAGATCGAGGTCGCCCTCGTAGTGGCCGCGGAACCGGTAGCAGGTGGCCTCGACGATGACGGGCCCTCCCCCGGCGCGGGCCGAGTCGACCGCGTCGATGAACGCTTCGCGCACCCGCTCGTAGTCGAGCCCGTCGACACGGACGCCGCGTGCGCCGAAGGCGGCGGCCCGCTCGGCGATCGTTGCGGTAGCGCTCGCCTGGCTGAACGGCACGGATATCGCCCATTCGTTGTTCTCGACGACGACCACCAGCGGCAGCTTCATCGCCCCGGCCATGTTCATGCTCTCCGCGAACCCTCCCGTGTTCACCGACCCGTCGCCGACGACCGCGACGGCGACCGCGTCATCGCCCCGCAGCCTCGCCGCGTATGCGTGCCCGAGCGCGACCGGGAGCGAACCGCCCACTATGCCGGTCGTCGAGAACCGGCGTGCCGGGTCGAACAGGTGCATGTGCCCGCCGAAACCACCGCAGAGCCCGGTGGCGCGCTCGAAGATCTCGGCGAGCATCGGGTGCAGCGGAACGCCTTTGGCGATGGCATGCAGGTGGTTGCGGTGCGTGCTGACCATGGCGTCGCTGTCACGCAGCACCCCGGCGAGCGCGGCGCCGATCGCCTCCTGGCCGATCGCGAGGTGCACTTCGCCGTGGATGTGCCGCTCGGCCACTCCGCGGGCGCAGGCCTCCTCGAACTCGCGCATCAACCTCATCAGGCGATACGTCTCCGTCGACGTGCAGGGCATCATTCTCCTCCCTCTGGGGTCCGCTCGTGCGGTTGCTCGATCTCGATCACGGTTCCCCCGCCGGTGCGGAAGTAGGCGGCAGGGCCCTCGTCGAACTCGACGATCTCCCCGAGCATCCGGCCGCCTTCGTCACGGATCAGCTCGGCGGCGGCCGCGATGTCGTCGACGAGATAGGCGGTGTGGGCCACGCCGACGTGCACCGGCGCCGCCGGATCGGCGTCGTCAGGCACGGCATGCGCGCGGATGAGCTCGATACGGGTTCGCGTGCGCGGGTTGTACAGCTGCGCGAGATCGCACGAGACGCCGGGGATGCCGACCATGCGCGCGAACTGGTCGGCCATCCCGCGCACGCTGAAGCCGAGCTCGTAGCCGAGGGTGCGCCGGTAGAAGTCGATGTCGCCATCGAAGTCGGCCGTCACGATGCCGGTGTGGTGCTGCGCCCGGATGCCGAGCAGCCCGCCGTGCGGGTGCAGCCGAGGCGATACGGATTCGGTCGTCATAGTTCGGTCTCCTCCTGCGGAAGCCCGCCGATCGGCAGCGAGATGCCGAACACGGATCCGGCCGTCGGCTGCTGCCGTGCCTCTTCGACGCCGAGGTCGACGGTGCCGGTGGTGATGTAGAGCGTCTGCAGCCCAGCACCGCCGAAGGCGCAGCTGGTCACGTTGCGTGCGGGAACGAGGATCTCCTGACTCCAGGTGCCGTCGAGCTCGATCCGCCGCAGCCGACCGCCCGCCCACATCGCGACCCAGATGCCACCGCCGGCGTCGACGGCGATCCCGTCGGGCGTCCCCAGGTCGGGGTCCACCTCGATGAGCACCCGGTCTCCCGACACGTCCTGCGTCTCGGGGTCGTAGTCGAGGACGGTGACCGCCCGACGAACGCTGTCGACGAGGTAGAGCGATCGGCCATCCGGAGAGAAGGCCATGCCGTTGGGCATCCCGAGCCCGGCACGCACCTCGGTCGGCGCGGATTCGCCGGCTCGCAGCCGGAAGAGGGAGCCACCGGCGGCGAGGTCGTGCCGCATGCTGCCGAACCAGAGCTCGCCCCCGGGGCCGACGGCACCGTCCGAGAGCCGCAGCCCCGTCTCCCGCTGGAGCACGCTGATGCGCCCCAGCTCATGGAAGTCCGCGTCGAGGACGGCCACGTCGAGGTCATGAAGGGCCACGTAGCCGCCGCGGCGCCGCGGAAGCACGGCGCTGACCGGAGAGCCGAAGACCTTCATCGTCCGCGTACGGCCATCCTGGCTGCGCATCACCTTGCCGTCGGGGATGTCGACCCACAGCAGCCCGGCTCCGTGCCACACCGGCCCTTCACCCAGCAGCGCACCGGCCTCGAAGACCGGCCTCGCCTCCAAACGGATCATCTCGCCTCCGAACTCAGCTCGAGCACCCGGCGAAGCGGCTCCGCCAGCGCTCGGATCCGGGCCTGTCGCCCGGACGCGTCGGCCCCCACGGCCAGATCGAGGTGCTCGCGCATCCGCTCGACCTCTCTTGTGTCGTTCTCCCCCGCCGGGAGATGCGTCTCGCCGGCGATGACCGTGCGAGTGAGCGCCGCGTCCACCACCTGATCGAGGATCTGCTGGGCACCCCCTTCGCACTCGGCATCGACCACGATGAAATCGGCGTCGGCTCCAGGTGCGATGGCACCACCGCGGCTGCCGATGGCTGCCGCGCCTCCCCTGGTCGCCATGCGCATGGCATCGGCGGCGGCGATCGGGTCGCCGGCCTCTGCGCTCGTGCGCACGGCCTCGCGGATCTCGGCGAAGAGATCGGGGCGGTCGGCGACCTGGCTGTCCATTCCCAGCGCGGAGCGGACGCCGCGCCTGAGCCATTCGCCGACCGGCGCCGAGCCGACGCCGAGCCGGCGATTCGATCCGGGACAGTGCACCAGGCTCGCACCTGCCGAGGCGACCACGTCGATCTCCTCCGGCATCAGATGCACGCCGTGCGCGTACGAGGCGAACGGACCGACCAGGCCGAAGCGCCGGAGCCGCGCGAGCGGATCCTCCTCGCCTCCCAGCCAGGTGCGCTGCGCCGCGCTCTCGAGCAGGTGCGTGTGAACGCGCAGGTCTCCCCTGTGCGCGGCGAGCACGCTCAGGCCCTCCTCCGAGCACCACTGCGGCGCCACCGGGCCGATGGCGAGCCGCACCCGCGACTGCGCCTCGCCGACGAGCACACGGGCTGCGCGGATCAGCTCCGGCCAGTCCGCCACGGCCATGCCGCGCTCGGGGAGCGGGATGCCGGCCTGGTCATCGCCGTCGGTCACCGGAAGGTACTCCGCCTGGTCGGTGAAGCCGAGCACGACCACGGCACGCAGCCCGGTGCGTCCGAGGGCGCGGAGTGCGGCGTCGAGCTCGTCGAGGCGGGCATCCGCGTCTCCCCAGCTGTGCAGCACGATCTGCGCGGCAGTCGCCCCCGCTTGGAGCAGCTCCGCCGCAGCGACGGTCGCGTCGTCCAGCGCGGGCAGCGGTGTGAGCGCCGAGAGCGCGTAGGCCCACTGCTCGAACGACATCCCCGGGAGGGAGGCCTGAGCGACGGCCGGCGTGCTGCGAAGGTGCGTGTGCGCGTCCACGAGCCCCGGCATCGTCGTCCCCGGCAGGTGCTCGATGTCGCCGGCGCCGACCGCGCGGGCCAGCTCCGAGCCGGCGATCACATCGAGGATGATGCCGTCCTCCACCAGCAGGCCGCGGTCGGATTCCACCTGGGCGTCTGCGTCGCGGAGCAGCCGCTCGCACCGGTATCCGCGGATCATGTCGTCCTCGCCCAGGTGATCGCGGTGCGCTCGAGCACCGCCACGATCGAGAACAGCGCGGCCGCGAGGATCGCAGAGAGCACGACGGCCGACCACATGGTCTGCATCTGCAGCGCGAGCCACGAGGTGATGACCAGGTGGCCGAGGCCGCCGCCGACGATCCATTCGGCGGTCATCACACCCAGCACGGCGTTCGGCGCAGCGATGCGCAGCGCGCTGAAGAACGACGGAAGGGAAGCCGGGATGCGCACTCGCGCATAGGACTGAAGACGCGACGCGTTCAGCACCTTCATCAGCTCCATCGACTCCGCAGATACCGAGTTCAAGCCCTGCAGCGAGTTGATCAGCGTCGGGAAGAAGACGATCAGGGCGGCCACGACGACGGTCGCCGCGGGGCCGCGGCCGAACGCGAGCGTGATGAACGGAGCGAGCGCGACGACCGGGATGGATCGCAGGACGAGCGCTCCAGGGAAGATGATGCTCGATACCGTCCGCGATGACGAGATGAGCAGGGCGCCGACGTATCCGACGATGTTTCCCGCCACGAAACCGGCTGCGGTCGACAGCGCGGTCTGAGCCAGAGCGCTCAGTGCAGTGCCCCAGTCGGCCTGCAGGGCGATGTCGGACGGCGCAGGCAGGATGAACGACGGGATGCGGAAGATCCAGACCGCCAGCTGCCAGACGACCACCGCGGCGGCGAGGACGCCGAG
It encodes:
- a CDS encoding ABC transporter permease, whose protein sequence is MTLTRVLALPRRPRRRLVTPTSALISLGVLAAAVVVWQLAVWIFRIPSFILPAPSDIALQADWGTALSALAQTALSTAAGFVAGNIVGYVGALLISSSRTVSSIIFPGALVLRSIPVVALAPFITLAFGRGPAATVVVAALIVFFPTLINSLQGLNSVSAESMELMKVLNASRLQSYARVRIPASLPSFFSALRIAAPNAVLGVMTAEWIVGGGLGHLVITSWLALQMQTMWSAVVLSAILAAALFSIVAVLERTAITWARTT
- a CDS encoding thiamine pyrophosphate-dependent dehydrogenase E1 component subunit alpha — translated: MREFEEACARGVAERHIHGEVHLAIGQEAIGAALAGVLRDSDAMVSTHRNHLHAIAKGVPLHPMLAEIFERATGLCGGFGGHMHLFDPARRFSTTGIVGGSLPVALGHAYAARLRGDDAVAVAVVGDGSVNTGGFAESMNMAGAMKLPLVVVVENNEWAISVPFSQASATATIAERAAAFGARGVRVDGLDYERVREAFIDAVDSARAGGGPVIVEATCYRFRGHYEGDLDLYRDQGDKESRREQRDPLAMARAELLESGAADEPELARIDEEVRAEIGGLVQRVLADPFPDPETARRHVFASGLDLPAGV
- a CDS encoding SMP-30/gluconolactonase/LRE family protein, which codes for MIRLEARPVFEAGALLGEGPVWHGAGLLWVDIPDGKVMRSQDGRTRTMKVFGSPVSAVLPRRRGGYVALHDLDVAVLDADFHELGRISVLQRETGLRLSDGAVGPGGELWFGSMRHDLAAGGSLFRLRAGESAPTEVRAGLGMPNGMAFSPDGRSLYLVDSVRRAVTVLDYDPETQDVSGDRVLIEVDPDLGTPDGIAVDAGGGIWVAMWAGGRLRRIELDGTWSQEILVPARNVTSCAFGGAGLQTLYITTGTVDLGVEEARQQPTAGSVFGISLPIGGLPQEETEL
- a CDS encoding alpha-ketoacid dehydrogenase subunit beta; this encodes MDAIRQNINVSQAVAEGLRLEMEADEHVLVIGEDVGRQGGVFGSTRGLQKAFGAERVLDTPISEMAFTGMAVGLAMEGYRPVVEIMFADFIGVCLEQVFNAIAKNPYMSGGATPMPIVIKTAGGAIGSAAQHSQTLWGLYAHLPGLRVVAPSSPHDSKGMMAAAVQSPDPVVFIEHKGLLLKKASSFSHGTDVPRERYTVPLDRAHVVREGRDVTIATLSASVGDALDAAEALALDGIDVEVLDLRSVVPLDWDGITASLRKTRRLLVVDEDYLGFGLSGELITGAIERLGLDGLDSVSRHGLANVPVPASKTLEQAVLPSAASIARAVRESGAGR
- a CDS encoding SDR family NAD(P)-dependent oxidoreductase; this encodes MSARRVLVFGGTGSIGLAICRRLAADGDELVVADLGDRGHLISDLPGEGHTFASCDVGDLESVRAVAAACTDITAVVSAVGINYTGPVAETDWSMYERMQRVNLQGAFHIAAACEESCSPDAYVFLASVAGLTGEAGGAVYCSTKFGLIGFVQSFAAEIAARGARANTVCPGNVDSPLLRDLAAAVAEREGTSAEAMLDRFAGDSAFRRLITVDEVAEAVAFLASRRSSGISGQSLVVDGAPN
- a CDS encoding VOC family protein, whose translation is MTTESVSPRLHPHGGLLGIRAQHHTGIVTADFDGDIDFYRRTLGYELGFSVRGMADQFARMVGIPGVSCDLAQLYNPRTRTRIELIRAHAVPDDADPAAPVHVGVAHTAYLVDDIAAAAELIRDEGGRMLGEIVEFDEGPAAYFRTGGGTVIEIEQPHERTPEGGE
- a CDS encoding amidohydrolase family protein — translated: MIRGYRCERLLRDADAQVESDRGLLVEDGIILDVIAGSELARAVGAGDIEHLPGTTMPGLVDAHTHLRSTPAVAQASLPGMSFEQWAYALSALTPLPALDDATVAAAELLQAGATAAQIVLHSWGDADARLDELDAALRALGRTGLRAVVVLGFTDQAEYLPVTDGDDQAGIPLPERGMAVADWPELIRAARVLVGEAQSRVRLAIGPVAPQWCSEEGLSVLAAHRGDLRVHTHLLESAAQRTWLGGEEDPLARLRRFGLVGPFASYAHGVHLMPEEIDVVASAGASLVHCPGSNRRLGVGSAPVGEWLRRGVRSALGMDSQVADRPDLFAEIREAVRTSAEAGDPIAAADAMRMATRGGAAAIGSRGGAIAPGADADFIVVDAECEGGAQQILDQVVDAALTRTVIAGETHLPAGENDTREVERMREHLDLAVGADASGRQARIRALAEPLRRVLELSSEAR